TTCCTGCAACAAAATGCCATGGAGTGGCCTCAAAATCGTCAGCCACTTCGCTTGTCGCGGCCGATGGCGAACACAATCCCATCCTCACCCTAATAGAAAACTCATCATCATATATGAAAGTGGTAGGCACAATTGCTTATATCCGACGGTTCATAAACAAAAGGAAAGGAGCAATTTGGAGTAGTACTTGTCCGTCATCAGAAGAGTTCGGCGCAGCGTTTCTAGCAGCAGTTGAAGCTGTTCAAAGAGACGCATTCTCGCAGGAGAttgacaaaataaaaaagtcaTCAAAGTTGCAGGCATCACTTCAAAAACTAACTCCCTTCATTTCGGAAGAACAAGTGGGCTCATGCTCGTTTTCGTTGGTTCGAGTAGGTGGTCGCCTATTAAACGCTCCTCTAGCCCATAACGCAAAATTTCCACTGTTAATGCCAAAAAATTTTAGATTTGTTACCCTCTATCTTAGCTATTTGCATCGAGCCAATTGTCACGCTGGACCCCGTGCACTAGTGGGATTCCTAAGACAGTCCATGTGGCTGATAAATGCACGAAGAGAGTGCAGTGCCATTGTCCGGAAATGCGTACACTGTTTCCACTACAAGCCGAAGCTTCTCTCACAAATCATGGGAAATCTTCCCGCTGATCGATTGCGTGGGAATCGACCCTTCGAGATTAGCGGAGTTGATTTGTTTGGACCGGTTCGTGTATCGCTTGGGATTCGTGGCAAGCAGCCTCTTAAGATGTACATAGCAGTGTTTGTCTGCTTTGCATCTAAGGCCGTACACCTAGATATTGTAAAAGACTTGACCTctaatacatttattttgtgcttATCCAGGTTTGTTGGACGTCGTGGGCCTCTTGTCAAACTCTATTGCGACAACGCCACGAATTTTGTTGGTGCAGCTCGCATGCTCAAGGAGCGCATGGATGCATTCAATGCCAAGGACGAAGACCTCAAGGCGTATGCTGCGGCTCACAGTTTTTCGGTGGAATTCATTCCCCCGCGAGCCCCGCACATTGGAGGCCTGTGGGAGTCGACGGTGAAGTCCGCCAAGAATCTGCTGCTCAGGACTATGGGCAGCGCAGTGCTCAAAAAGGACGAGCTGCATACGGTTCTCGTGGACGTCGAGGCCGTGCTCAATTCCAGACCACTGGTGGTCGACAGCGGCAGCCCCAACGAAGGAGAGGTGGTGACTCCAGCGCATCTACTAGTCGGCAGAACGCTAGTTTCGCTGCCACCCGAATCAGAGCTGCCCAGACCAGACAGCAGCCTCTCATATCTGTAACGATGGCAGCTCGTGTCTGCCATCAAGCAAAGATTTTGGAGAGATTGGTCCAGAGACTATCTTCTCAGCCTTCAACAGCGAGGGAAGTGGTCCGAGGAGGTCGCCAACTTGGAGCCAGGCAGAGTGGTGGCAATTCACGAGGACAACGTGCCCCCTCAAATGTGGCTCACCGGAATAGTGGAGGAGGCAATCCCAGGAGCGGACGGAAAGGTTCGCGTGGCCGTGATTAGGACGAAGGCCGGGGTCTACAAGCGATCGATCCATCGTTTGGCGCCTATTCCATTCGATTGAAGCCTATAGGCTGTCAACGCGGCCGATGTTAAGGCAAATCAGTTGcctgcatatatatatatagctataATTATACCTAAGAGAAATGTATGAAATCACGCTTTTAAATTGTAATGTCATGCGCTCTTATACGTTGCGAACGGAGCCTAtgcaagcagcagccgctcatGAAGAGGGCGCCGCTTTAGAATAAACTCACTTATAATTGAAAGTCGATTGAGTGCACAAGTGgatctgtcggtctgtctgaTTCCAGTGTATCAGTAAAACATTCAGAAATCGTGCCTAACGGCAGGCTAATTTGCACAACCAAACTTCATAACCAGCCTACAATCTGGAAATCTATTCGATttcgcgagtgcatgccttttcaTCTGTGttaaacattatttaactttttatttttcggcgtcggcttgtcgtGTTtgcgtagtgcacgcaaaatgcggtCTCGTGGGTGATGCCATCTCAAAACGTAATGGCAAAAGCAACGACAGCttctggcgatgcagattcggtgaCAGAACTCATCGCCTCCGAGAACATGCACCCAACAACTTAAATTCTGAGCTTTTAAGGCTCCTTCAAGATGAGTTGCTGTCGACCTCACCATGCAAGCAAAACGTTTGGCAAGAAGCTCAGGCTGTGGACAAGAACAACCACAAGAAGAAAACAATGGGGCATTAGGTTAAAAGGCTACTATTAGGCTACCTAATAGCCATTAAGGTTTATCCCTAGAAGAAATTTATCCAACAAATATATCGGCCCATATAAAGTCATACGCAACGGTAGGTATGAAGTTAAGAAATTAGCTGATTTTGAGGGTCCACTGCAGACTTCTACTAACGCTGATTTTATAAAGCTGTGGCGCTTTGCTTACTGCGAGGAAAAAGATGAAAATCAGAgcgaaggaggaggagacatCTGGTTCAGATGTTTCGCAGGACGGCCGAATGTAAAGAGGTAGTATTGGCGGGA
The sequence above is a segment of the Drosophila pseudoobscura strain MV-25-SWS-2005 chromosome X, UCI_Dpse_MV25, whole genome shotgun sequence genome. Coding sequences within it:
- the LOC117184464 gene encoding uncharacterized protein isoform X1, with protein sequence MQHSLRWISSINVPLWLLHVHRIAQVTVERKNKSHALQSADWRKCCRIIYDVLLGATFSHQPRLETFDLTIIVAFQAIYPFASNCSLSCRFVGRRGPLVKLYCDNATNFVGAARMLKERMDAFNAKDEDLKAYAAAHSFSVEFIPPRAPHIGGLWESTVKSAKNLLLRTMGSAVLKKDELHTVLVDVEAVLNSRPLVVDSGSPNEGEVVTPAHLLVGRTLVSLPPESELPRPDSSLSYL
- the LOC117184464 gene encoding uncharacterized protein isoform X2, with translation MLKERMDAFNAKDEDLKAYAAAHSFSVEFIPPRAPHIGGLWESTVKSAKNLLLRTMGSAVLKKDELHTVLVDVEAVLNSRPLVVDSGSPNEGEVVTPAHLLVGRTLVSLPPESELPRPDSSLSYL